DNA from Asanoa sp. WMMD1127:
GCCCGCGTACTTGTGGGCGCGGACGTCGCCGGAGCGGGCGTGGCCCTCGAAGAGTTCCACTCGGGCCGCTCGGCCGCACAGGCGGCCCAGGTCGACGCTTGCTTCGCGGTTGGTGACTTCCTGGTAGGTGACCGTTTTCAGGTACTTGCCGACCCACAGGCCGCCCGTGTAGCGGGCCGCGCCGCGTGTCGGCAGCGTGTGGTTCGTGCCGATGACCTTGTCGCCGTAGGAGACGCAGGTTTCCTCACCCAGGAACAGGGCGCCGTAGTTGCGCATCGCGGTCAGCGCGTCCCGCGGGGACGCGGTCAGGACCTGGACGTGTTCCGACGCGTACTCGTCGGCCAGCGCGAAAGCCTCCGCCAGGTCCGCGACCACCGCCACCTCGCCGTGGTCGCGCCAGGCCGGCGCCGCGAAGTCGCGGGTGGGCATGCCCGGCAGGATCTGCTCGATCAGGGCCATGACCTCGCGGGCCAGGGGCTCCGAGTCCGTGATCAGGATGGCGGGCGAGTCCGGACCGTGTTCGGCCTGGCTGAGCAGGTCGACCGCGACCACGAACGGGTCCGCGGCGCCGTCGGCGATCACGAGGATCTCGGTCGGGCCGGCGAACAGGTCGATGCCCACCTCACCGAAGAGCTGCCGCTTCGCCTCCGCCACGTAGGCGTTGCCCGGGCCGGCCAGCAGGTCGACCTTGCCGATGGTCTCCGTGCCGAGGGCCATCGCGGCCACCGCCTGGGTGCCGCCCAGCAGGTAGATCTCGTCGGCGCCGGCCAGGTGCAGCGCGGCGATCGTGGCCGCGGGGATCTCGCCGCGGATCGGGGGCGTGCAGGACGCCACCCGGGCGACGCCGGCCACCTTGGCGGTCACGACCGTCATGTGGGCCGACGCGACCAGCGGATAGCGGCCACCCGGCACATAGGCGCCGGCCGCCGACACCGGGATGTTCTTCTGGCCCAGGAACACGCCCGGGGACACCTCGGCCTCGAAGTCCCGCAGGGAGTCCTTCTGCCGCTGCGCGAAGTCGCGTACCCGGGCCTGCACGGTTTTGATGTCGGCGATCGCCTGCTCCGGCACGGTCGCGACGATCTGCTCGATCTCCGCGTCGCCGAGCCGGAACGACTCGGGCGACCAGTTGTCGAACTTCTCGGAGTACTCCCGGACCGCCGCGTCGCCGCGGGCGCGGAGGTCCGCGATCACGGCCGCGACCGTTTCGCGTACACCGCGGGATTGGGCGTCGTCGTGGGTCACCGGGGGTGCCGACTTGAGATAGCGCGCCGCCATGGCCACCAACCTCCAACAGATCTAGAGCGGGTACGTCGCCCGCAGGTCGAGCCGGCTGTACGTGATGTGCCGGGTCAGCACGTCCTCGCTGCGCGCCGCCTCGGTGACCGGCAGCAGCGTGTGCGTCTCGTTGTTCATGCGATAGAACGCCTCGGCGAAATTGACGCCCGCCACCCGGCCGTTCTCACCGTTGTTGGCCTCGATGAGCTTGCGCGCGAACAGGCCCGAGTAGCCCTGGCTGTCGAAGCAGTCCATCGCGGCGACCTTCTTGCCGACGACGTCGGTGATGTCGATGTAGACGTCGTTGCGCATGCCGTAGAGGCTCAGCCCGTCGCCGGCGATCACCGGCAGCGAGGTGAAGAAGACCTGCTTGACGTGGAACTCGGCGCGGTCGTCGAGGTTGCGCAGGAAGGCGCCGGCGCGACCGAGCGCCGCCAGCACCGTCACGGTGGCGACCGTGTGCATGTTGGCGGCCGCCACCGGGTTGACCGGGTAGTCGCAGATCACCACGTCCGGCCGCTCGATCGCGAGTTGTTCGGCGACCTGGTCGACCACGTCCTCGCGGAGGGCCGCGTAGTTGTCGTCGAGGTCCAGCGTGATCACCTTCGAGATGCCGATGATCTCGGCGGCCCGCTCCAGCTCGCCCTTCTTGTGGGCGACGATGTCGTCCAGAGCGGCGTCGGTGATCGACGCGTCCGGCTGGTCCTTGCGCCACTCCTCCGCGTAGCGGTTGGCGTGGATGCGCCCGCCGTGCGTGAGGATCAGCGCGACCACCTCGTCACCCGCGGCCGCGTGCCGGGCCAGGGTGCCGCCGCAGTTCGTGATCGTGTCCGCCGGATGGGCGTAGATGGTCATGACCTTCATGGTTGTCCAGCGAACGTGAAACGCCGTTCCATGTCAATAAGGAGCGAGGTCAGTAGCGGGCGGAGATTTCCCACCGCTCGACCGCCACGTCGCCGCGCACCGCGTACAGGTGGCTCCACATGTTGGTCGTGCCGCAGGCATGGTTGGGCACCAGCCGCACCAGGTCGCCCACCGCCAGCGGGACCTCGCCGCCGTCGGACAGGAACCCGTGCTCCTCGTTGGCTTCCGGGAACGTGACGTCCGCCCGGTCGAGCACCACGCCCACGCCACCGGCCGCGGCGATCGTGTCGGAGCTCATCGCCTTGATGCCGGCGTCGATGATCGGCCTACCGGCCCGCTGCACGGACGCCACGCGGGCCAGCACCGTCTGCGCGCACTGGTCCAGCGAGCAGCTGCCGAGCCGCGTCTGGTTGCCGTCGAAGTAGACGTAGGTGCCCGGTCGGCCCTCGGTGATGCCGGGCACGAACGGCGCCGAGGTCGCGCCCGGCGTCGACCCGACCGAGACGACCTCGACCGGCAGTCCGGCGGCCCGCAGCGCATCGGCGACCGACACCAGCAGCGTCCCGGCCGCCGCGCCGGCCTGCTCCAGGTCCGGTCGCGAGGCCAGCACCGAGATGTGTCCCTCGTGGGTCAGCACTCCGCGCAGCCGCAGGCCGGGCAGCGCCGCGATCGCGGTGGCCGTCGCGACGGCCGACGCCGGCTCGACGCCGAGCCGGGCGTGCCCGGTGTTGATCTCCAGCACGAACGGCACGGTGACCCCGGCCGTCACGGCCGCCGCCGACAGCGGCCGCGCGGCCTCCACCGAGTCGAGCGACACGGTCAGCCCGCCGCCGTGCTGCGCGATCGAGTCGACCACGAACGCCACCTTGCGGGGCCCGATCGGGATGTGCGCCCAGAGCAGGTCGCCGACGCCGCGCGACTGCAGCCAGGCCACCTCGGCGGCGGTCGAGCAGGTGAAGCCGATCGCGCCCGCGTCGAGCTGCCGGCGGGCGACCTCCCAGCACTTGGAGGTCTTGATGTGGGGGCGCAGCGCGACGCCCGCAGCCGCGAACGCCCCGGCCATCGCGGCGATGTTGCGCTCGAGCCGGTCGAGGTCGACCAGCAGCGCCGGGGTCGGCAGCGCGGACAGCGGGATCATGCGAGCCCCAGTGCTTCGCGCGGGTCGCCGTCGAGCAGCCACTCGATGGTCTCCGGCTTGATCGCCGGCAGTCCCGACGGACGCATCGACGCCAGCGACCGCAGACCGGCCACCGCCTCGCCCGGCGTCCACATCGGATAGTCGGAGCCGAACAGGAGCTTCGAGGTGACGCCCCACTCCTGGGCCCGGACGAGCGCCATGAACCCGTCGAGCGGCCGGGCCCACGAGGCCGACACGTCGCCGAAGACGTTGCGGGCCTTCCGCAGCACGACGATCGTCTCGCGCTGCCACGGGTGGCCGAGGTGGGCGATGATCTGCTTGAGGTCGGGGTGGCGGCGGGCCACGTCGTCGACCAGCAGCGGGTTGGTCAGCTCCAGGCGGCCCTCCGGACTGGGCGTGGTGCCCATGTGCCAGAGCACGATCAGCCCGGCCTCGGTCGCCGCCCGGAAGAACGGGTCGTGCGCCTCGTCGCGCGGGTCGAAGTGGGCCAGCACCGGGTAGAGCTTGATGCCGCGCAGCCCGCGCGCGATGCCGTCGGCCAACTGATCCAGCACGTCGGCGTCGGACAGGTCGAGCGCCATGAAGCCGATCGTGTTGGTCGAGGTCTGCGCGCAGAACTGCTCGACGTACTCGTTGGGTGTGATCACGCCGGCCCGGGTGGCTCGCATGCCGAACACGAACGCCAGGTCGACGCCGGCCGCGGCCATCGCCTCGTCGTACTGCTCGGGCGTGCGGTCCGCGTACTCGTGGCCGTAGACGGGCTGCCAGTTGCGATGCCACTCGCAACCCCAGTGTTCGGCCAGATGGCAATGGGTGTGTACGTCGATCATGTCGAGCCCTTCAGGATCAAACCAGCGCGTGCGCCGGTGTGTGCTCCCCCGTCGATGGTGACCACGCCGTTGACCAGCACCAGGTCGATGCCGGCGGCGAACTGGTGCGGCGCCGTGAAGGTGGCCCGGTCGGCCAGCCGGTCCGGGTCGAAGACCACCACGTCGGCCGGGGCGCCTGGGCGGAGCACGCCGCGGTCGCGCAGCCCGACCCGGGCCGCCGGGGCCGACGTGCAGCGCCGCACCGCGTCCGGCAGGTCGGTGGCGTACTGCCGGAGATAGCGCGGAAACGTGCCGTAGCTGCGGGGATGCGGGACGCCCGCGCCGGTCGCGCCGCCCGGGTCGAGCGCGAGCCCGTCGGAGGCCACCACGGCCGCCGGGTGGCCGAGCACCGCGCGCAGATCGTCCTCGCTGCGACCGCCGGCCGTCATCAGCACCCCGTTGCCGAGCTCCGCCAGCAGGTCGAGCGTGATCTCGGCGCCGTCGACGCCGGCCGTCTCCGCGAGCCCGGCAATCGTCCGCCCCACCACCGGGTCCGGCACGGGCCGGTTGGTCCAGCTCAGCGTCAGCTCGTCCCAGCCCGTCGGCCGGTCGACCCAGGCCGCCCGCACCTCGGCCCGCACCGACGGGTCGCGCAGCCGCGGCGCCCAGACCAGCGGGCCGCCCTCCTGGATGTGCGCGGGGAGCAGCTGCGAGAGCGGCGCGTTGCCGTGCAGGTAGGGATAGATGTCGACGCCGATGTCGCAGCCGTCGGCGTTGGCCTCGTCGACCAGGTCGAGCGCCCGCCGCACCGCGCCCCAGTTGCGCCGGCCGACGGCGGCCAGATGCGAGATCTGCGTACGCACGCCCGTTTCCCGAGCGACCCCCACCGCCTGGGCGACCGAGTCCAGCAGGTCGTCGTCGTAGTTCCGCACGTGCCAGGTGAAGACCCGATCCCGCGCGGCCACCACCGAAGCCAGTGCGAGCAGTTCGGCGTCGCGCACGTAGGGCAGCGGCGCGTAGACGAGCCCGGTGGAGAGCCCGACCGCGCCGGCGTCGAGCGCCGCGCCGAGCAGCCCGCACATCCGGTCGATCTCGTCCGGGCCGGCCGGTTGGTCGCCGAAGCCCACCACGGACGCGTGCAGCGCCAGATGACCGACCAGCGTCGCCACGTTGAGGCCGGGGCCCGCCGCGCCGAGCACGGCCAGATAGCCCGCGAGATCCGGCCACGACCAGTCGACCGCGGGATCCAGGTCGAGATAGGCGACCGCCTGCCGGATCGGTTCGAGCGCCGCGCCCGGCGCCACCGGCCCGACGCCCAGGCCGCAGTTGCCGACCACCTCGGTGGTCACGCCCTGGTGCACCTTGCTCAGCCCGCGCGGGTCCGACAGCAGCGTCAGGTCGGAGTGGGTGTGGATGTCGACGAAACCCGGGCACACGACGAGCCCCGTGACGTC
Protein-coding regions in this window:
- the hisD gene encoding histidinol dehydrogenase, with translation MAARYLKSAPPVTHDDAQSRGVRETVAAVIADLRARGDAAVREYSEKFDNWSPESFRLGDAEIEQIVATVPEQAIADIKTVQARVRDFAQRQKDSLRDFEAEVSPGVFLGQKNIPVSAAGAYVPGGRYPLVASAHMTVVTAKVAGVARVASCTPPIRGEIPAATIAALHLAGADEIYLLGGTQAVAAMALGTETIGKVDLLAGPGNAYVAEAKRQLFGEVGIDLFAGPTEILVIADGAADPFVVAVDLLSQAEHGPDSPAILITDSEPLAREVMALIEQILPGMPTRDFAAPAWRDHGEVAVVADLAEAFALADEYASEHVQVLTASPRDALTAMRNYGALFLGEETCVSYGDKVIGTNHTLPTRGAARYTGGLWVGKYLKTVTYQEVTNREASVDLGRLCGRAARVELFEGHARSGDVRAHKYAGDPLPWAPTAS
- a CDS encoding PIG-L deacetylase family protein translates to MTIYAHPADTITNCGGTLARHAAAGDEVVALILTHGGRIHANRYAEEWRKDQPDASITDAALDDIVAHKKGELERAAEIIGISKVITLDLDDNYAALREDVVDQVAEQLAIERPDVVICDYPVNPVAAANMHTVATVTVLAALGRAGAFLRNLDDRAEFHVKQVFFTSLPVIAGDGLSLYGMRNDVYIDITDVVGKKVAAMDCFDSQGYSGLFARKLIEANNGENGRVAGVNFAEAFYRMNNETHTLLPVTEAARSEDVLTRHITYSRLDLRATYPL
- a CDS encoding alanine racemase; this encodes MIPLSALPTPALLVDLDRLERNIAAMAGAFAAAGVALRPHIKTSKCWEVARRQLDAGAIGFTCSTAAEVAWLQSRGVGDLLWAHIPIGPRKVAFVVDSIAQHGGGLTVSLDSVEAARPLSAAAVTAGVTVPFVLEINTGHARLGVEPASAVATATAIAALPGLRLRGVLTHEGHISVLASRPDLEQAGAAAGTLLVSVADALRAAGLPVEVVSVGSTPGATSAPFVPGITEGRPGTYVYFDGNQTRLGSCSLDQCAQTVLARVASVQRAGRPIIDAGIKAMSSDTIAAAGGVGVVLDRADVTFPEANEEHGFLSDGGEVPLAVGDLVRLVPNHACGTTNMWSHLYAVRGDVAVERWEISARY
- a CDS encoding amidohydrolase family protein, encoding MIDVHTHCHLAEHWGCEWHRNWQPVYGHEYADRTPEQYDEAMAAAGVDLAFVFGMRATRAGVITPNEYVEQFCAQTSTNTIGFMALDLSDADVLDQLADGIARGLRGIKLYPVLAHFDPRDEAHDPFFRAATEAGLIVLWHMGTTPSPEGRLELTNPLLVDDVARRHPDLKQIIAHLGHPWQRETIVVLRKARNVFGDVSASWARPLDGFMALVRAQEWGVTSKLLFGSDYPMWTPGEAVAGLRSLASMRPSGLPAIKPETIEWLLDGDPREALGLA
- a CDS encoding D-aminoacylase translates to MAEELLLSGGLVIDGSGRPGIEADVLMRSGRIVAIGSGFSAPVVHDVTGLVVCPGFVDIHTHSDLTLLSDPRGLSKVHQGVTTEVVGNCGLGVGPVAPGAALEPIRQAVAYLDLDPAVDWSWPDLAGYLAVLGAAGPGLNVATLVGHLALHASVVGFGDQPAGPDEIDRMCGLLGAALDAGAVGLSTGLVYAPLPYVRDAELLALASVVAARDRVFTWHVRNYDDDLLDSVAQAVGVARETGVRTQISHLAAVGRRNWGAVRRALDLVDEANADGCDIGVDIYPYLHGNAPLSQLLPAHIQEGGPLVWAPRLRDPSVRAEVRAAWVDRPTGWDELTLSWTNRPVPDPVVGRTIAGLAETAGVDGAEITLDLLAELGNGVLMTAGGRSEDDLRAVLGHPAAVVASDGLALDPGGATGAGVPHPRSYGTFPRYLRQYATDLPDAVRRCTSAPAARVGLRDRGVLRPGAPADVVVFDPDRLADRATFTAPHQFAAGIDLVLVNGVVTIDGGAHTGARAGLILKGST